AGCGTTCGGTTTCGGCGCGGAACGGGCGGATCATCTGGGTGTGGCAGGTGGTGCAGCCCTCGCGGATGTAGATGTCGCGGCCCGCCAGCTGCAGGGCGGTGAACGGCTTGACGCCGGCCACCGGTTCGGTCACGGATTTCTGGAACGCGAGCGGCAGGATTTCCACCAGGCCGGCCACGCTGACCACCAGCAGGGTCAGCACGATCAGCCAGCCCACATGCTCTTCAATCAGTTTCTGGATTCTGTCCATGATTATTCTCGCCTGTTAATGTGCTTCTGCGGTGATGGCCGGAATCTTGGCATCGACGGCGCGGCCTGCGACGACGGTGCGGTAGGTGTTGTAAGCCATCAGCAGCATGCCGGAGAGGTAGAGGAAGCCGCCCAGCAGGCGCACCGTGTGGTACGGGTAGGTGGCTTTCACCGCTTCGACGAAGGCGTAGGTCAGGGTGCCGTCCGGATTCAGCGCGCGCCACATCAGGCCCTGCATCACGCCGGAGATCCACAGCGCGGCGATGTAGAGCACCACGCCGACGGTGGCCAGCCAGAAGTGGGCCTCGATCAGCTTGACGCTGTGCATGGTTTCGCGGCCGAACAGGCGCGGAATCAGGTAGTACATCGAGCCGATGGTGATGAAGCCCACCCAGCCCAGCGCGCCGGAGTGCACGTGGCCGATGGTCCAGTCGGTGTAGTGGGAGAGGGCGTTGACGGTCTTGATCGACATCATCGGGCCTTCGAAGGTGGACATGCCGTAGAACGACAGCGATACCACCAGGAACTTCAGCACCGGATCGGTGCGCAGCTTATGCCAGGCGCCGGACAGGGTCATGATGCCGTTGATCATGCCGCCCCAGGACGGCGCAAGCAGGATCAGCGAGAACACCATGCCGACGGACTGGGTCCAGTCGGGCAGCGCGGTGTAGTGCAGGTGGTGCGGACCGGCCCACATATAGGTGAAGATCAGCGCCCAGAAGTGCACCACGGACAGGCGGTAGGAGTAGACCGGGCGGCCGGCCTGCTTGGGCACGAAGTAGTACATCATGCCGAGGAAGGCGGCGGTCAGGAAGAAGCCCACCGCGTTGTGGCCGTACCACCACTGCACCATCGCGTCGACGGCGCCGGAGTAGACCGAATAGGACTTCCACATGGTCACCGGCACGAAGGCGGAGTTGACGATGTGCAGCAGGGCCACGGCCAGGATGAAGGCGCCGTAGAACCAGTTGGCCACGTAGATGTGCTTGACCTTGCGGATGGCGATGGTGCCGAAGAACACGATCGCGTAGATCACCCAGATCACGGCGATCAGCAGCTTGATCGGCCATTCCAGTTCAGCGTATTCCTTGGAGGTGGTGAAGCCCAGCGGCAGCGTGATGGCCGCCAGCACGATCACCAGCTGCCAGCCCCAGAAGGTGACGGCGGCCAGCTTGTCGGAAATCAGCCTGACGTTACAGGTGCGCTGCACCACGTAGTAGGAGGTGGCGAACAGACCGCAGCCGCCGAAGGCGAAGATGACGGCGTTGGTGTGCAAGGGGCGCAGGCGGCCGAAGTGGAACCAGGGCCCGAAATTGAGCTCCGGCCACACCAACTGGGCCGCAATGATGACGCCCACCAACATGCCGACTATGCCCCAAACTACGGTCATGATGGCAAATTGGCGCACCACCTTATAGTTATAAGTGGATTGCGTTTCCATTTAAGGTTTTCTCCAAGGTTGCTAACTCAGAACATGACAAACCAAGGCGACTTGAACTTTCCGGCTTCATCCCTATCTGGAGAATTGGAAAAGCAAGCCGCGGGGAACCGTTTTGCGAAAAGTCGAATCAGGTGCTTGACCTGTACCGATAAGCTTTGATGTCTGTATTAGCAGTTCGGAAGCCTTTTCGATAGCACCAAATTTCCATGCATCCAATGCCGTTATTCTAAATCAAATGCCTTATGCGAGCCAGTTGCATAGCCGGCTTGGATCGATTCCTGTCTGTCCTAATTCTCGCGGTATGACGAGGGTAGCAATACGAATAGTACATGTTGCCACGCATGCAATTGTATTGGCCTGTCGGTATGACTTCTTGACATGGATCAATACGCCACGAGGGCCACCGCCGAAATCGCGGAAATGCTAGAATCATCAAGTTTTGCAACGCTCGCAGGCCGATCATGACTCAACCCGTCCCAGTACACTACACGCTGCGCCCGGTTTCGCCGGAGGCGCATCTGTTCGAGGCAACTGTCACCATCTCGCATCCAGCCAAGGATGGCCAGGTGTTTTTTCTGCCGGCGTGGATTCCCGGCAGTTATATGATCCGTGAATTTTCCAAGCACATCGTCGGGATGGCGGCCAGCGCCGGCGGCAAACCGGTGGCGCTGCGGCAGCTGGAAAAGAACCGCTGGCAGGCTGCGCCGGCCAAGGGCGCGCTGACGCTGCGCTATCAGGTTTACGCCTTCGACCTGTCGGTGCGCGGCGCCTACCTCGACGGCGAGCGCGGCTTCTTCAACGGCACCAGCGTGTTCCTGGCGGCGGAAGGCTACGAGGGCGAAGCCTGCACCGTCGACATCCATGCGCCCGAGGGCAAGGCTTACGCCGAGTGGAAAGTCGCCACCAGCCTGCCGGCCGAGGACGTCAAGAAGAAGACCGGCTTTGGCCGCTATCGCGCCGCCGACTACGACGAGCTGATCGACCACCCGGTGGAAATGGGCGATTTCAAGAAGGTCAGCTTCAAGGCCTGCGGCGTGCCGCACGAGTTCGTCGTCTCCGGCCGCTTCCAGGGCGAGCTGAAACGATTGGCCGAAGACACCCGCAAGATCTGCGAATGCCAGATCAAGCTGTTCGGCGAGCCGGCGCCGTTCGACCGCTACGTGTTCATGCTCTTCGTCGGCAAGGACATCTACGGCGGCCTGGAGCACCGCGCGTCCACCGCGCTGGTGGCCAACCGCGACGACCTGCCCGCGCCGGGCGCGGCCGAGATCGGCGACGGCTACTTGAAGCTCTTGGGCCTGATCAGCCACGAATACTTCCACAGCTGGAACGTCAAGCGGATGAAGCCGGCGGCGTTCACCCCGTACGACCTGAACCGCGAAGGCATGACCCGCCTGCTGTGGGCGTTCGAGGGCATCACCTCCTATTACGACGACCTGACCCTGGTCCGCTGCGGCCTGATCGACGAGAAGCGCTACCTGGGCCTGTTGGCCGAAACCATCACCGGCGTGCAGCGCGGCGCCGGCCGCCTGAAGCAGACGCTCGAGCAGTCCAGCTTCGAGGCCTGGACCAAGTACT
This genomic window from Chromobacterium violaceum ATCC 12472 contains:
- the ccoN gene encoding cytochrome-c oxidase, cbb3-type subunit I — translated: METQSTYNYKVVRQFAIMTVVWGIVGMLVGVIIAAQLVWPELNFGPWFHFGRLRPLHTNAVIFAFGGCGLFATSYYVVQRTCNVRLISDKLAAVTFWGWQLVIVLAAITLPLGFTTSKEYAELEWPIKLLIAVIWVIYAIVFFGTIAIRKVKHIYVANWFYGAFILAVALLHIVNSAFVPVTMWKSYSVYSGAVDAMVQWWYGHNAVGFFLTAAFLGMMYYFVPKQAGRPVYSYRLSVVHFWALIFTYMWAGPHHLHYTALPDWTQSVGMVFSLILLAPSWGGMINGIMTLSGAWHKLRTDPVLKFLVVSLSFYGMSTFEGPMMSIKTVNALSHYTDWTIGHVHSGALGWVGFITIGSMYYLIPRLFGRETMHSVKLIEAHFWLATVGVVLYIAALWISGVMQGLMWRALNPDGTLTYAFVEAVKATYPYHTVRLLGGFLYLSGMLLMAYNTYRTVVAGRAVDAKIPAITAEAH
- a CDS encoding M61 family metallopeptidase; protein product: MTQPVPVHYTLRPVSPEAHLFEATVTISHPAKDGQVFFLPAWIPGSYMIREFSKHIVGMAASAGGKPVALRQLEKNRWQAAPAKGALTLRYQVYAFDLSVRGAYLDGERGFFNGTSVFLAAEGYEGEACTVDIHAPEGKAYAEWKVATSLPAEDVKKKTGFGRYRAADYDELIDHPVEMGDFKKVSFKACGVPHEFVVSGRFQGELKRLAEDTRKICECQIKLFGEPAPFDRYVFMLFVGKDIYGGLEHRASTALVANRDDLPAPGAAEIGDGYLKLLGLISHEYFHSWNVKRMKPAAFTPYDLNREGMTRLLWAFEGITSYYDDLTLVRCGLIDEKRYLGLLAETITGVQRGAGRLKQTLEQSSFEAWTKYYRQDENSPNSIVSYYTKGSLAALALDLLIRRDSKGKQSLDDVMRALWAKWLADGKGLEEGEWEKIAIETTGLKLKPFFDLALRSTGELPLAELLKSQGVELKFEAAQGASDRGGVVDAFAGKPAPLTLGVKTAADAAGVKLLQVLDGGAAQAAGLSGGDVVVAVDKLRAYDLDKQIARFAAGDKIKLHAFRRDELMTFEVAPQAAPEDTCRLKLDAGGGKWIAGR